A stretch of Pseudochaenichthys georgianus chromosome 2, fPseGeo1.2, whole genome shotgun sequence DNA encodes these proteins:
- the hpxb gene encoding hemopexin, with product MELSTTTLLLCLALALSNAAPVPGDAAVDDASLPDRCDEIGFDAITPDENGTTFFFRGSHLWKGFRGPAQLSNESFQQLDDIHNIGHVDAAFRMHNIKHEGDHDHMYFFVDDKVFRYYGHALENGYPKDIQQDFPGVPSHLDAAVECPKGECMADSVLFFKGHDVHVYDIATKTVKTKTWSHLPVCTSALRWLEHYYCFHGNNFTRFHPVLGQVSGGVYPKDARDYFMKCPNHGHGGGHTSLNCSDIKIDAITTDDAGKSYVFAGTNYMRLDTRREGLHAFPIARWWKEVTNGVDAVFSYSDNMYLIKDDQVYIYNAAAQYTLIEGYPKTLKEELGIEGHVDAAFVCPSHATVHIITGGTIRAIDLSATPRVVTQEWTLPFSHIDAALCSAEGINVFIGATYYHYESPITLATSRIAPEPQHVNTAMMGCKE from the exons ATGGAGCTGAGCACCACAACTCTGTTGCTGTGCCTCGCACTCGCCCTTAGTAATGCAGCACCTGT GCCTGGTGATGCAGCAGTAGACG ATGCTTCTCTACCAGACCGGTGTGATGAGATTGGGTTTGATGCAATTACTCCTGACGAGAATGGAACCACTTTCTTCTTCAGAG GTAGCCACTTGTGGAAAGGCTTTCGAGGTCCAGCTCAGCTGTCCAATGAGTCCTTCCAGCAGCTTGATGACATCCATAACATCGGCCATGTTGATGCCGCCTTCCGCATGCACAACATAAAGCACGAAGGCGACCACGATCACATGTATTTCTTCGTG GATGACAAGGTGTTCAGATATTATGGCCACGCTCTGGAAAACGGGTATCCGAAAGACATCCAGCAAGACTTCCCAGGAGTCCCCTCTCATCTGGACGCGGCTGTGGAGTGCCCCAAAGGAGAGTGCATGGCCGACTCAGTTCTGTTCTTCAAGG GACACGATGTACATGTTTATGACATTGCAACAAAGACAGTGAAGACCAAGACGTGGTCCCACCTGCCTGTCTGCACCTCTGCTTTGCGCTGGCTAGAGCACTACTACTGTTTCCACGGAAACAACTTCACCAGGTTCCACCCGGTATTAGGACAGGTGAGCGGCGGTGTTTACCCAAAAGACGCCCGCGATTACTTCATGAAGTGCCCCAACCACG GTCATGGCGGTGGCCACACATCCCTGAATtgcagtgatatcaaaatagatGCCATCACCACTGATGATGCAGGCAAAAGTTACGTATTCGCAg GCACCAACTACATGCGTCTGGACACCAGGCGTGAAGGCCTCCACGCCTTCCCAATCGCCAGGTGGTGGAAGGAGGTGACCAACGGGGTGGATGCTGTCTTTTCCTACTCTGACAACATGTACTTGATTAAG GATGATCAGGTTTACATCTACAATGCAGCCGCTCAGTACACCCTGATTGAAGGATACCCTAAAACCCTGAAGGAGGAGCTCGGCATTGAAGGACACGTGGACGCTGCTTTCGTCTGTCCTAGTCATGCCACAGTTCATATTATCACAG GAGGGACGATTCGTGCGATCGACCTATCTGCCACGCCCAGGGTCGTGACCCAGGAGTGGACCCTGCCTTTCTCCCACATTGACGCTGCTTTGTGCAGTGCAGAAGGAATTAATGTGTTCATAGGTGCAACGTATTACCACTACGAAAGCCCCATCACACTGGCTACGAGCAGAATCGCCCCTGAGCCTCAACATGTTAACACAGCAATGATGGGATGTAAGGAGTAG
- the LOC117457288 gene encoding RING finger protein nhl-1-like, protein MLMPSHSERRARLGLTALLTHSTPKQRHVSSPPPLTFTPRESVFTPISLASPPPWVTQALANLEQGEQELQSLRERQQLEVDEVNRELDNAAIDAHREERRLLEKIEQDHRETQRHISQVKRENAAAVRVVQSLVDQQLRKVGQLKEQIQRWGSTAGGSNKNQLQRGAAELTQPWEISLTMKRVSFLPSTGSKAFSLGGVEVQEQGMLYPIGVCGDQGQKCALHSGDAAFSINPVEIRKEPQPNRAGQRKSPEESNKANMRVVRKLRLSSSAENEEDLKSPTSKSPIPRHRGTSESSQDEDVESLCSDTQGQDLFLAIPPVSSQGESEGDESDSRQNGTKRRSILKGKRRQKALVLVSCEEPSCPTDAKSSYAATSPKTIRKASPSRYSLVDHPLSQRNPTKKKTSNQSSMDSGSPPSPVDSEDSSYIYTVNIPSNESLNREHYRSMSITDLSGKLSTLIKGDKGERRGIRKVNRMRLAYEPATLEEGQVNDTESDRNNIICEAQRSRSQTRVTQGSSLNSVSRSLSMSAIEGDKLHLGKEPQQYNKNKTESVVPASGEVEEGGSTALDSAYLVQQFGKQGSGRTDFNLPSGVHTTIKGQLFVVDCGNARIQVTDLQKNVVQQVTPSGSERSSRICNYFDVAVNSKGLIALTCAAERAVLVFNRHGRLLQTFGGTLIGATNEELDAPRGVTVTRQDEFLVADLKRGTLTSLKLDPKTGARLERTVVTGYHRPYLVAACLTTGLMAVSERGNETGRVPCIRVLEPGWNTIRILGVCSGLGPVLTFPWGLCIDSDGDVLVADWGKQHHRVLIYPSTGVGWPLVNDSLSSPRGLALLPDGHMVVSDSMNHCIKIYHYK, encoded by the coding sequence ATGTTAATGCCATCTCATTCAGAGAGGAGAGCCCGCCTTGGGCTCACCGCCCTGCTGACACACAGCACTCCAAAGCAGAGACATGTGAGCTCCCCTCCGCCCCTAACGTTTACCCCAAGGGAGTCCGTCTTCACGCCTATATCTCTTGCTTCACCACCTCCCTGGGTGACTCAAGCTCTTGCCAACCTGGAGCAAGGTGAACAAGAACTCCAGAGCCTCAGGGAGCGACAGCAGCTCGAAGTGGACGAGGTGAACCGTGAGTTGGACAACGCTGCGATTGACGCTCACAGAGAGGAGCGTCGCCTTCTTGAGAAGATTGAGCAAGACCACAGAGAGACCCAGAGACACATCAGCCAGGTGAAAAGGGAGAACGCTGCAGCTGTGAGAGTTGTGCAGTCACTTGTTGACCAGCAACTTAGAAAAGTTGGACAACTGAAGGAACAGATACAAAGATGGGGCAGTACTGCTGGTGGATCCAACAAAAATCAGCTCCAAAGAGGAGCGGCAGAGCTCACCCAACCTTGGGAGATCTCTCTAACAATGAAAAGGGTCAGCTTCTTACCAAGCACAGGGTCCAAGGCCTTCAGCTTAGGGGGAGTTGAAGTTCAAGAGCAAGGTATGCTCTACCCAATTGGTGTCTGTGGTGACCAAGGACAAAAGTGTGCCTTGCACTCAGGGGATGCAGCATTTTCAATTAACCCAGTCGAAATTCGAAAAGAACCCCAACCAAACAGAGCTGGGCAAAGGAAGAGTCCAGAGGAGAGCAATAAGGCCAACATGCGTGTTGTCCGGAAACTACGTCTGTCAAGCTCTGCAGAGAATGAGGAGGATCTCAAATCACCCACCTCGAAGTCCCCAATACCAAGACATCGTGGTACATCTGAGTCATCCCAAGACGAGGACGTAGAGTCCTTGTGTTCAGACACACAGGGGCAAGACCTTTTCCTTGCTATCCCACCGGTCTCCAGTCAAGGAGAATCTGAAGGTGATGAATCTGACAGCAGACAAAATGGAACAAAGAGGCGCTCCATACTGAAGGGTAAGAGGAGGCAAAAAGCCCTTGTCTTGGTTTCATGTGAAGAACCGTCCTGCCCTACAGACGCAAAAAGCAGTTATGCAGCAACATCTCCAAAGACTATTCGCAAAGCCTCCCCCTCAAGGTACAGTCTTGTAGATCATCCACTTTCACAACGCAACCCAACCAAGAAAAAGACCTCAAATCAATCTTCAATGGACAGTGGAAGTCCTCCATCCCCAGTGGACAGTGAGGATTCGTCTTACATCTATACTGTGAATATTCCATCCAATGAATCCCTCAATCGAGAGCACTATCGCTCAATGTCCATCACTgacctctcaggtaaactgagCACTTTGATAAAAGGTGACAAAGGTGAGCGTAGAGGAATTAGGAAGGTCAACAGAATGCGTTTAGCCTATGAACCTGCCACTCTTGAAGAAGGCCAAGTTAATGACACTGAATCTGACAGGAACAACATTATTTGTGAAGCACAACGATCAAGATCGCAGACCCGTGTTACACAGGGTTCAAGTTTAAACAGCGTGAGCAGATCTCTCTCAATGTCAGCCATTGAAGGAGACAAATTACACCTCGGTAAGGAACCACAGCAATACAACAAGAACAAGACAGAGAGTGTCGTGCCAGCATCGGGGGAAGTGGAGGAGGGCGGTTCAACGGCGCTCGACTCAGCCTATCTGGTCCAACAGTTTGGAAAACAAGGATCAGGTCGCACTGACTTCAACCTACCAAGCGGCGTCCATACAACCATCAAGGGGCAACTCTTTGTGGTGGATTGTGGAAACGCCCGCATTCAGGTGACCGATCTCCAGAAGAACGTCGTACAGCAAGTGACTCCTTCAGGATCAGAAAGGTCTTCCCGCATCTGCAACTACTTTGACGTGGCTGTGAACTCAAAAGGCCTCATCGCCCTGACCTGTGCGGCTGAACGAGCTGTGCTGGTCTTCAACCGTCATGGACGCCTCCTGCAAACGTTTGGAGGCACTTTGATTGGTGCTACCAACGAAGAGCTCGATGCCCCCAGAGGGGTGACAGTTACACGCCAAGATGAGTTCTTGGTCGCTGACCTAAAGCGTGGCACCCTTACTTCCCTAAAGCTGGACCCCAAAACAGGGGCCAGGTTGGAGCGCACGGTGGTGACTGGGTACCACAGACCCTACCTGGTGGCAGCCTGTCTCACTACTGGGTTAATGGCAGTGTCGGAACGGGGAAATGAGACTGGACGCGTCCCATGCATCCGGGTCCTGGAGCCTGGCTGGAACACTATTCGGATCCTAGGGGTGTGCTCTGGCTTGGGGCCTGTTCTCACCTTCCCTTGGGGTCTCTGTATTGACAGTGATGGGGATGTCCTGGTGGCAGACTGGGGAAAGCAGCACCACCGTGTTCTCATCTACCCATCCACAGGTGTTGGCTGGCCCCTGGTGAATGACAGCCTCAGCAGCCCGAGGGGCCTGGCGCTGCTCCCCGATGGTCACATGGTCGTGTCAGACAGCATGAATCACTGCATCAAGATCTACCACTACAAGTAA